From Bacillus solimangrovi, the proteins below share one genomic window:
- a CDS encoding cupin domain-containing protein, with translation MEVYNFSKKEGKKITKFDSNFIMSRIIQTEQKAHIGCMYLEENGVVGYHQAPVPQLLLIMNGEGYVRGEEEKYFKVQSGDAVFWKKGEWHETKTGQGLTAIVIESEQLDPSSFMSIQK, from the coding sequence ATGGAGGTTTATAATTTCAGTAAAAAAGAAGGAAAAAAGATTACTAAATTCGATTCTAATTTCATTATGTCTCGTATCATTCAAACTGAACAGAAAGCACATATCGGCTGTATGTACTTAGAGGAAAATGGTGTTGTAGGTTATCATCAAGCTCCTGTACCGCAACTGCTTCTTATTATGAATGGAGAAGGATACGTTCGTGGTGAAGAGGAAAAGTACTTCAAAGTTCAATCTGGAGATGCTGTCTTTTGGAAGAAAGGTGAATGGCATGAAACGAAAACAGGGCAAGGCTTGACTGCAATCGTGATTGAAAGTGAACAGCTAGATCCTTCATCTTTCATGTCTATACAGAAATAA
- a CDS encoding right-handed parallel beta-helix repeat-containing protein, whose product MAIHVVPTEFATVQEAIDAANAGDSIQILAGTFDGFNVTKERLKLFGCGIGKTIIAGSPSPVSSNGIDVNADQTIFQGLTVQGFTNDGINVISNNNVIKEVDSNHNADDGLEIDGENNLVINCLASFNGTHGFDIDTNHNSIMLCNSFQNKVEGFGVDGNFNKCLNNLAKENVDDGFDVDGNFNTLFSNTVRNNDRGIAADDANNNIINNMVCDNLRMGISVDDDENIIDSNIIRNNGISGSGSGIKVEALDFNNSIRLNKLKLNEPFDIQVDGGVNDNIFDGNKCDSSFPPEICT is encoded by the coding sequence ATGGCAATACATGTAGTACCGACAGAGTTTGCAACGGTGCAAGAGGCAATAGATGCTGCTAATGCTGGTGATAGTATCCAAATACTTGCAGGGACGTTTGATGGATTTAATGTAACGAAGGAGCGACTGAAGTTATTTGGGTGTGGAATTGGAAAGACGATTATTGCAGGGAGTCCTTCTCCTGTTAGTAGTAACGGTATTGACGTGAATGCAGACCAAACTATATTTCAAGGGCTAACGGTTCAAGGATTTACTAATGATGGTATTAATGTGATATCAAATAACAATGTGATAAAAGAGGTTGATTCAAACCATAATGCTGATGATGGGCTTGAAATTGATGGTGAAAATAACTTAGTTATTAATTGCTTGGCTTCATTTAACGGTACTCATGGCTTTGATATTGACACGAATCATAATTCTATTATGCTCTGCAATAGTTTCCAAAATAAGGTTGAAGGTTTTGGTGTGGATGGGAATTTTAATAAATGTTTAAACAATCTTGCGAAAGAAAATGTCGATGACGGTTTCGATGTTGACGGGAATTTTAATACGTTATTTAGTAATACAGTGCGAAATAATGATAGGGGAATTGCTGCAGATGATGCGAACAACAACATCATTAATAATATGGTATGTGACAATCTCAGGATGGGAATCAGTGTAGATGATGACGAAAATATTATTGATTCCAACATTATAAGAAACAATGGCATCTCGGGAAGTGGTTCAGGTATCAAAGTCGAGGCTCTGGATTTCAATAACTCTATACGATTAAATAAATTAAAACTAAATGAGCCGTTTGATATACAAGTTGATGGAGGTGTTAATGATAACATCTTTGATGGAAATAAGTGTGATAGCAGCTTTCCACCTGAAATTTGTACTTAA
- a CDS encoding GNAT family N-acetyltransferase, with amino-acid sequence MISQLFTERLHLRKMNVSDSRNLFHIWSDPDVTKFMNINSLTEESQALEIIELLDKLDKDNKATRYTIIEQDTKKIIGTCGFNFLDFEHSKTELGYDIAKSAWGNGYAPEAIRSLLDHAFNNLGLNRVEAKVEPANINSIKVLQKLNFTFEGTLRQYEKSKGKFVDINMYSLLKDD; translated from the coding sequence TTGATTTCGCAATTATTTACTGAAAGGTTACATTTAAGGAAAATGAACGTGTCAGATTCACGTAACTTATTTCACATTTGGTCTGACCCTGACGTTACGAAATTCATGAATATCAATAGTTTAACTGAAGAAAGCCAAGCGCTTGAAATAATCGAACTACTTGATAAATTAGACAAAGATAACAAAGCTACTCGTTACACGATCATTGAACAAGATACTAAAAAGATAATTGGTACTTGTGGCTTTAATTTCTTAGACTTTGAACATTCAAAAACTGAATTAGGGTACGATATAGCTAAATCAGCTTGGGGGAATGGATACGCTCCAGAAGCCATCCGTTCTTTATTAGATCATGCTTTCAATAACTTAGGTCTAAATAGAGTCGAAGCAAAAGTCGAACCAGCTAATATTAATTCGATAAAAGTTTTACAAAAATTAAATTTCACTTTTGAAGGCACACTAAGACAATATGAAAAATCTAAAGGAAAATTTGTCGATATTAATATGTACTCATTATTAAAAGACGATTAA
- a CDS encoding AraC family transcriptional regulator — MNLEIKELPDYEVAYVRHVGSYSETSKAWSELAKWASEKGIYDTQYFIGISLDNPQFVDEHACRYDACITLPKGFEKNDEAPVNYQHLKGGTYVMYEFRDTLDKFSLAYEAIFAQWLPTSEYEIDNRPILEFCLNNPNADPEGKAIVDLYIPIKIIA; from the coding sequence ATGAATCTAGAGATTAAGGAACTTCCTGATTATGAAGTAGCGTATGTGAGGCATGTAGGTAGTTACTCTGAAACTTCGAAGGCTTGGTCTGAACTGGCAAAATGGGCAAGTGAGAAGGGAATCTATGATACTCAATATTTCATCGGTATTTCACTAGATAATCCTCAGTTTGTCGATGAACATGCATGTCGCTATGACGCATGTATCACACTTCCAAAGGGATTCGAGAAGAATGATGAAGCTCCAGTAAATTATCAACACCTTAAAGGTGGCACATATGTAATGTACGAGTTTCGTGATACACTGGATAAGTTCAGTTTAGCTTATGAAGCGATTTTTGCGCAGTGGTTACCAACTAGTGAATATGAAATAGACAATAGACCTATTTTAGAGTTTTGCTTGAATAATCCAAATGCTGACCCTGAAGGAAAGGCAATTGTAGATTTGTATATTCCGATCAAAATAATAGCATAG
- a CDS encoding DinB family protein has translation MFRQLDDFMKAWEYEERATANVLNHLTDESLHQEVAEGNWSLGRIAWHIVTSVKNLSSQVELDFEAPSEDWIVPTSAKDIAEGFVNASKAFKEALQTQVTDEMLLEEIDFFGRNMTKGVLLSYLINHQTHHRGQMTILMRQAELEVPGIYGPSKNEWAKYGMVAPK, from the coding sequence ATGTTTAGACAATTAGACGATTTTATGAAAGCATGGGAATATGAGGAGAGAGCAACAGCAAACGTGCTGAATCATCTTACAGATGAATCATTACATCAAGAAGTGGCAGAAGGGAACTGGTCGTTAGGGCGTATCGCTTGGCATATCGTTACATCGGTTAAAAACCTAAGCTCTCAAGTAGAGCTAGATTTTGAAGCACCAAGCGAAGATTGGATTGTACCTACTTCTGCAAAGGATATTGCGGAAGGTTTTGTAAATGCTTCGAAAGCATTTAAGGAAGCATTACAAACACAAGTGACAGATGAGATGTTATTAGAAGAGATAGACTTCTTCGGTCGTAATATGACAAAGGGCGTACTTCTTTCATACTTAATCAATCATCAAACACATCATCGTGGACAAATGACGATTTTAATGAGACAAGCTGAACTTGAAGTACCTGGAATTTATGGTCCATCGAAAAATGAATGGGCGAAGTATGGAATGGTAGCACCTAAATAA
- a CDS encoding right-handed parallel beta-helix repeat-containing protein, producing the protein MAIHVVPTDFLTVQAAIDDALTNAGDSIQILAGTFDGFNVTKERLKIFGCGIGKTIIAGNPSPASDDGITVNANQTILKGVTIQGFAGDGIQINTLNNVLKDIEVKFNGDDGIDVEGENNLVIDCSTSTNTFDGYELDADHNCVINCRSFNNGDNGIDIDNENNKLINCISTENDDDGFDIDGDFNILFSNASLKNGDVGFEIQSQSNNTLINNRSCNNVESGIIITSNSQQNILDSNIIRNNGIDDTGGSGILIEDDTLDNVIRFNKLKLNVPYDIQVEGGVANNIYDGNKCEDSFPDNLCT; encoded by the coding sequence ATGGCAATACACGTAGTGCCGACAGATTTTCTGACGGTACAAGCGGCAATAGATGATGCCCTAACAAATGCTGGCGATAGCATTCAAATACTTGCAGGTACATTTGATGGCTTTAATGTTACAAAGGAACGATTGAAGATATTTGGTTGTGGGATAGGCAAAACGATAATAGCAGGGAACCCGTCACCTGCATCAGATGATGGGATTACAGTTAATGCTAATCAAACGATATTGAAAGGAGTTACAATTCAAGGATTTGCTGGTGATGGTATACAGATCAATACACTTAATAATGTACTAAAGGATATTGAGGTAAAATTCAATGGTGATGATGGCATTGACGTTGAAGGGGAGAATAATTTAGTTATAGATTGTTCTACATCAACTAACACTTTTGATGGATATGAATTAGATGCTGATCATAATTGTGTGATTAATTGCAGAAGTTTCAATAATGGGGACAACGGCATTGATATTGATAACGAAAATAATAAACTAATAAATTGTATTTCTACAGAAAATGATGATGACGGTTTCGATATTGACGGTGATTTTAATATTCTTTTCAGTAATGCATCATTGAAAAATGGGGATGTTGGGTTTGAAATTCAAAGTCAATCCAATAATACGCTTATTAATAACCGTTCATGTAACAATGTAGAAAGTGGAATAATCATAACTTCAAACTCGCAACAAAATATACTTGATTCCAATATCATCAGAAATAATGGAATTGATGATACTGGAGGTTCAGGAATTCTCATTGAAGATGACACACTCGATAATGTTATTCGGTTCAATAAATTAAAACTGAATGTACCTTATGATATTCAAGTTGAAGGAGGCGTGGCGAATAATATCTATGATGGGAATAAGTGTGAAGATAGTTTCCCGGATAACTTGTGTACGTGA